The Vitis vinifera cultivar Pinot Noir 40024 chromosome 16, ASM3070453v1 DNA segment AGTCACAAAGTGGATCAGCTATGAAGCTTGTGACAGCTccatttctcaaattttattttacattttccttGTCCTAATGCCAAAGGCCTCACCTCTTGTTAGCTTTAAGTTTAAGTTTCAAAACAAACCAAGACCACATGCCTTTTAAAAAATCCTGCCGTTCATGGAATTATCAGAGTGTGGGAGAGAGATGATGGTCAAGATGTTACCAGTGGTCCCTATTGAAGCAATATATATAAGGAAGCTCGGTGCAAGAATTGATAATGAAGGGGAAATTTTACCTGACTGTTTTTCCCATTCAGTGATGCAGCTGCCAGCTTCTTAAGTTCTTCAAAAGCATCTTTCTCCATTAATTCTTTCTCGTCTTGATCCTCAGCCTCCTGAGTGTCCTGCTCCAATGCCTTTTTGGAAGCCTCCTCTTGTTTCATGCTTTCAATAACCCGTTTATAATCCCTGGGGAAGACCTTGATAAATTTAGGTAGAAGATTGTCAAAGTCAGCAAGTATTTCTTTTGCTAACTGGCTGTTTGTATGACGCTGATGTTGTTGTATCATCATTCTAAGAGTCATAATATCCTCCTCTTTTTCAACTTTGTCAAGATCTACCAGCTCAGGGTTGCACCGAGAACTGAACTTCTCATCCACATCAAAAACATAAGCAATGCCACCGCTCATACCTGCAGCAAAATTCCTCCCAGTTTTTCCAAGCACAACAACAGTCCCACCAGTCATGTATTCACAACCATGATCACCGACACCTTCTACAACTGCTCTTGCCCCTGAATTCCGGACGCAGAATCTTTCTGCTGCCATCCCATTGAAATATGCTTCACCACTTGTTGCCCCATAGAGAGCCACATTACCAATTACAATGTTTTCCTTCGGATCAAACTTGCTTTGTCTTGGAGGATAAACTACAATCTTGCCACCTGATAATCCTTTCCCAACATAATCATTGCTGTCTCCTTCAAGCTCCAGCATGATGCCAGGACATAGAAAAGCTCCAAGACTTTGACCCGCACTTCCACTGAGTTTAATATGAATAGTCTCTGCTGGAAGCCCTGCACTGTGGTACCGCTTAGTCACTTCATGGCTAAGCATTGTACCAACTGCACGGTTCACATTGCGGATTGGTGTTTCAATATATACAGGAAGACTTTTTTCTAAAGCTGCCTTGGACAGAGCTATGAGTTTTTGGTCCAAAGCCATGTCCAATCCATGATCTTGTTTCTGTACACAATACTGGGCAGCTTCTGGCCGGATATCTGCAGCAGGTCTCAGTAGTAGTGAGAGATCGATATTCTGCACCTTCTCGTTGTTCTTAGTCACTTCTTTATCAACTTCAAGCATGTCTGCACGGCCAACCATCTCACTGAGTGTTCGAAACCCAAGCTGAGACATAATCTCCCTTACCTCCTCTGCTAGCATAAAGAAGAAGTTAATGACATGTTCGGGTTCTCCAGCAAACTTCTCTCGAAGAACTGGATCTTGGGTTGCAATGCCAACTGGGCAGGTGTTTTTGTGACACTTTCGCATCATGATGCACCCAAGTGTGATAAGGGGAGCAGTGCTAAAACCAAATTCTTCTGCACCAAGAAGGGCAGCAATTGCTACATCTCTGCCAGTTTTCAGCTGGCCATCTGTCTGGAGAACCGTGCGTCCACGAAGGTCATTAGCAACTAAAGTTTGATGGGTCTCAGCAAGGCCAAGTTCCCATGGCAGCCCAGCATTCTTGATCCCAGTCCATCGAGAAGCCCCTGTACCTCCATCATGACCAGAGATCAAGACATGGTCAGCATGTCCCTTCACAACTCCACTAGCAATCACTCCGACACCAGCTTCAGATACCAGCTTCACACTAACTCGGGCGGATGGATTAGCATTCTACAAAAAAAGGGTAGGAAGGAGTAAAGATGGAGTGAACAAATCCAAAAGATATATGTTAAAGAGTCCATATTCAACATCAAAAGTTCAATTCgcttcttttagcttttaataaatttgcttTTTGCCAAGCATAATTGCTATATAAGTAAAAACAGCCTTCTATCTATACCTGGGGGGGAAAACAAAAGGAAGGGTCTGCAAAGAGATAGGAATCATTATGCAAACCTTAGAAGCATTTACTTGAAGAAGCATATCTGCATACCTTAAGATCGTGAATTAATTGGGCAAGGTCTTCAATTGAATAGATATCATGATGCGGAGGTGGGCTGATCAATCCCACCCCAGCAGTGGAATTCCTTGTAACTGCAATATCTCCAATAACCTTGTGACCCGGAAGTTCACCTCCTTCACCAGGCTTTGCTCCCTATGTAACAAGGAAGACAACAGTTTTAAAACATGTCCAaccataaaatataaataaactcAGTTCATATTTGACCTCACCAAATGCCAAATGTAGGTATCAGATAAAGATGCAAAGACACCCAAAGGTGCTTTGCAGAAACAGCAGCATCTGTCCATGAACATAAATCCATAAACAAGAAGAACCGCTGTTCCAATAGGAATACAGGGGCTAGATAGGCACACATGAACATCAACAGAAGCATAAACAATGACAAAAATGTTTTGAGTTCAAATATGCAACGTCCAACATATACCTGAGCCATCTTTATCTGCAGTTCATCAGCATTAGTAAGGTAATAACTTGAAACACCGAATCTCCCACTGGCTACCTGCTTAATTGCACTTCTTTTTGGATTCAATGATCCATCAGGGAGAGACTCCAAACGAGATGGATTCTCACCTCCCTCACCTTCAACAGAAATTGGACAAGGAAAATCAAAAAGGAGAAATCATGCAAGCTGTGTATATATTGGAGCAATTGAAgttgaaaaagaggaaaaattttACTAAAGAAAATGGATTCACCAAGTTCCAAAATCATCCTCACCAGAAGTTTATATCAACATAACAAACTTTGTTGTTTTGATAGATTCGTATAGTTAGCCTATATCAAAATAACAAACTATACACATCTAATAGTACCAATTAGTACAAAGAAATATGAGACTCAAGACTTTCGAAACTGTCCCCACTGAATTCATGCATGGATACATGCCTACACACATAAGTGCAATgaacatctatatatatatatatatatatatatatatatatacatatgtgtGCAATTATCTGCATAAGATATCCATCACACTAGAAAGATTacttgatttgaaaattcaagCAACAAGAACAATTAATAGCATAATCAGCCtgataaaaaaatgacaaattccTCCGCATATTCTGGCGGAACTTAGTAATTTAACTACATCAAAAATCTATTCTTATAGCAACTGCATTATAAATCTTAAGGCAGTGCTGCATTACAAATCTTAAGGCAGTGCTGCATTATAAATCTTAAGGCAGTGTTATTGAGAACATACCTGTATTTGACTTCCCTCCAATTCTGTTCATAGCAATAGCCAGGGTGGTGTGTGCCTCTAATGATATTGATCCATAACTCATGGCACCAGTACAAAATCGTTTCACAATCTCACTGGCTGGTTCCACTTCATCCAAAGGAACCTTCACTTCTGCCTCTTTGAACTTCAAAAGTCCACGCAAATTACAGGTTTTATTCAGTTCCTGTATGCGCTTGGAGTATTCTTTGTAGGCAGCCACACTATTAGATCTGGCAGCATCTTGCAACTTGGCTATGGCAAGGGGATCATTCAGGTGAACctcaccaccttttctccaatGATAATCCCCAGGATTGGGCAGCGCTACAGCCTCTGCACTTCCTGGAGGGAAAACCCGGGTGGGAAATGCCATCTCATGCAACTCAAGCGCATCCTGTGCAAGCATTTCAAATGTTGCACCCTCGACTCTACTTGGAGTTCCTGTAAAACACCTCTGGATCACTTCTGATGAAAGACCCACAGCTTCAAAAATCTGAGCCCCCTTGTAAGAGGCCAAAGTTGATATCCCCATTTTGGCAAGAACTTTCATCATCCCATAGTTGCTTGCTTTGAAGTACTTCTTGACCAACTCATCCTTGGAGTGGAATTCACCACTTGCTTTAGGTGGGATCTTTCCGTCAACTTGTAGTCTCAAAATAGCCTCTATGGCCAAATATGGGCATATAGCATCAGCACCAAATCCAACCAATGTACAGAAATGGTGCACTTCACGTGGCTCAGCAGATTCAACAATCAACCCAACCTGAGTGCGCTCAAGCTTTTGAACCAGATGCTGATGCACAGCACCAACGGCCAATAGGGAGCTCACAGCTACACGCTTTGATGAGAACGCTGCAAAATAAGATGAATGATAAAGAGATTagttaaaaatagaaaaacccaGCAAACAGAAAATAGTTAAAACACCCAAAAGTATATACACCCAGCAAAAAGTGAAATATATTTCTGAGTACATATTATTTGATAGGGGATTTTTCAGTGCAAGGCAGTTTACAATTCGTGGTACCTCTGTCAGAAAGTACTAGCACTGTATAACCCTGCTTAATGGCATGATGCGCTTCAGAACAAAGCCTATCCAAGGTCTCCTCCAATCCCTTCCTACCACGGTTTTTAGAATAAGTAATGTCAAGAACTTTGCTGCGCCAACCTCTGTAGTTCATCTTTTTTATTGCTTCCATTTCTTGGATGGAGAGAAGAGGGCCTTTTAATGAGAGACGATGACATTGTTCTTCAGTGGTTTCTGTAAGATCACCTTCTGGACCAATCATGCACTCCATGGAGGTGACTATCTTCTCACGGATTGGATCAATAGGAGGGTTTGTGACTTGAGCAAACATCTGTTTGAAATACTCAAATGTGAGTTTTTCTCTGTTTGACATCACAGCCAATGGAGCATCATTTCCCATTGAACCAAGGGCCTCAGTACCATCTTTTGCCATGGGCAGCAGCAGCATCTCTAAGGCTTCAACAGTGTAACTGCATAGGAACAGAAGAATTAGAATTTATCATGCATACAAGTGCAGATGtcccaaaaaaggaaaaaaaagtgctGCATCAAGAATGAAATCATTACATacccaaaagtttttaaaggAGCCAATAAACCATAAATGCCCATGTTTTCCATGCTGTCATCTTGGTTAGATGCCTACAAAGTCACAGTAGGGATATAAACATCAGGTGAAAAACAGAAAGAGAAGCTGGCAGGATAAAGATGAGTTTGAACTTACTGGCATCACCCCTGCAATAGTGGGAGAGACCTTGTCAGATTCATGAACAGATTCCACAATATCCTTTAGTTCTATCTTTTGCCGTTTAAGCCACTCCCCATAAGGTCTAGCTAGTGAATACTGCTGCTTCAGGGCTTCATCATCTACAACAACATGATTCTCAAAATCCACCAGAAGCATCATGCCAGGGTTAAGTCTTCCTTTTCTGCGCACATCTTCAGGAGCAATGTCTACAACACCAACTTCACTGGCCATTATAACCCGTCCACTATGAGTTACATAAAACCGACCAGGACGCAATCCATTGCGATCCAATGTAGCTCCAAGATAGCGCCCATCAGTAACTGCAAATTGTAACTGTAAGCTCAAAATAATTGTAAGACTAATAAACAAATGTGTTCAAAATTCTATGGAAAACCATTTACATGATATAAGAGCAGGCCCATCCCATGGCTCCATTAGAGCTGAGAAATATTCATACAAGGCCTTTCGATCAGGATCCATATTCTTGTCATTTTGCCATGCTTCAGGTATCATCATCATGACAGCTTCGGGGAGACTTCTACCTGCTCGAACCAGAAGCTCAAGAACGCCATCAAAAGCTCCTATAAAGCAAACAAAATTCAGACACAAGCCAGTTAAAAAAGGCATGAAAATGCACCTGCATGCTTCCACCAATGATTCATGTATTCATAGGAATTAGATAGTAAAACACATGGATTCATACTTGTATTGATATATATCAATGACTGtgcatatatatacaaaatgtTGAATTACAATCTAACCTGAATCAGATGAGCTGGCATCTACAATGGGTAGAAGCTTCTTCATCTCATTCTTTGATAGGCCAAGTTCCTTGCACTTCAATAGACCCTCACGTGCCTTCATcctgaaaaaagaaaacatgcgGCATCAACCCAACATTTCTTCAATTGTTCTAGAATGGAAAATTAAGTAATTAGActaacaaaaaaatacaaagaattgACAAGGTCACAGAGACGCAATGTGCTTCAATTGTTTAGAAATATATGTTTGCTCTTACGAAATAGTATAATATTCTCAACAATTATCTcagagaataaataaaacaaatttcattAGACTATAGCACCGGCCAACCACTAGTTACTCAAGTACATGACAAATCCTCCAATTACTTGAGAACATACCAGTTTACATTGCCTCGAAGTGTGTTGATTTCCCCATTGTGGCCCAATACACGCATGGGTTGAGCTCGGTCCCAACTAGGAAATGTGTTTGTAGAGAACCTAGAGTGTATCTGCATTGCaataaaggaacaaaaaattgtCACTGTGAAATTCATCTATCTTTATTCAAAATATGGAGAATTCACTTGGACTACGGACATGAAATTGTGTTCAGGGCACTTCAATAAAGAAGATACTGCAGTGCCAGTACAGAACATCATGAAAACCCTAAACTACCTTTGACCAAACACAATTTCCATTCCACCCCTAAATTGGAAGTTTCATCCTCAAGAACTGATCACTGAGCATTGCACCAAGGTTCTGCAAACATGATTTACTTCATAATGAGGTTTCTTACCAACTCATTACTCGATAATGAAGTTTCTTACCAACTCAGCCAAAGGCATCCAATCCAGCATTCAAACAGTAATCAAGGGAGTGGAAGAACTTAAGAGATCattcaacttcaatgcctcAGAAGTCATCCCTCAACCTTGCATCTCTTCAGTTACTGGTGATTCCCATGCTGTTCGTTGTTGAAGTATGGAGTTAGCGGACAAGGAAGAAAAGTATATGGAAAAAATATTTACCAGGGCCATGTAGCTCGTAAACCTTTCATTGCCAAGATCTGCATAGTAGTATCCCTTCACTTGATCAGGCTTTAACTGCCCTTTGTAAACAACAGTCCTGAAAAACCAGGCAAAGATGTGAAAAAAAGTGGTGATAGAAATGCAATTAATCAAGATACAATACTTTTTAAAGAGAACAATGCAGCTTTCTGAGAAATAGACCTTGAGGAAAGCGAACATATATAGAAGTCCCTTACTCCTCCATGTTGGAGGTTCAGTGCAGCTCTGATAGCAACCATTGAGACCCTCCTTAGTATGTACATCTGTGGACAAAGCAATGTAAGAGCAGAAGGCATAAGTTCATTGGACTAAAGAAACTAATAGGACAGAGGAGACAAAGAAATTGACTACCACTGTAATTTATAAACTTATATATGATACTGCAGAAGGGTCTCTGTTTCCCTTACTCGGATTCTAAAACTGGATTGTAGAATAATTGAAATAGACAGCTACCTGTTGCTCAAAATCAGCTTTTGATCGAGGAGTAGGTGTAAGAAACACCTGTTCAACAACAGGTTCTGTCTGCAAAGCAGAATTGCCCAATCCTGAGTTATTTGTTGGGACAGAACGCCACCCAAGTACTGTATGCCCAAGAGATTCCGCAACCTTTAAATGCAATCAAAAAACCTGTTAGTTatcttcaaaatataaaaacatgggTTTGTCTTGTCATTTTGCTGGAAAAAACAAACGACAAAAGACAAAATAATAGAACAACACACGCCCACGTATGTagcctcatcaattgccatcaatttatcattttattcctacaattataattttttctcaactagACTAGAATTGCCATCACCTAATGTAAAACATTGCATGAACAGAAGTCTAGACTGAAGGGGGCCAAGACATGTACATAGATATCCATGCACTGACTGATACAAACAACCCCTTGCCAACTGTTAAACTCATCAAAACTGACAAGGTTCTAGTATCAGAATTACCTTTGTAAATACATTTTTGCTTTCTTCCCTTCGAGTGTGAGATGTGGGCAAAAAGAACATGCCCACTGCATATTCCCCAGGGGGTGGTAGCTCAAACCCAACATCCTGTGCAACCTAATCAAAGGCAACCCAACAATAAATCAGTACCAAGGTTCTAGAAATGGACTGAGCCAACTCCAACAAAACCTGAACCATATTTATGAGCTGATCAGAAAGCCATAGATTTCTaagttaaaatgttttcaaactaatttaaaaaattaaaaataaaaaataaaaaatccatagAAATAGGATCAACACTGCACAAACTGAATTTGCATGCACTTGTTTAACAtgcaattttcctttttgaaataaaaaactcttttcttCATGTGCGAAAACAGAAACATATccaaaagataaaaattcaaataaataaaaaggtaaaaggCTTATAAACAGATACTTTAACTGTATACACAAGCCACAAACAAAAAGTGGACGAAAAACAAGTTAATTAGATGCAGCCGTGTAAAGTGTGCCAAAAAGGATCGGAAAACAAGGTTAACAGACCTCCTTGAAGAAGTCATGAGGAAGACCAACGAGAATGCCAGCTCCATCGCCAGTATTTGTTTCACAGCCACATGCACCTCTGTGAGACATACGCACCAGCATCTCCACAGCATCCGTCACCTACAGCCCAAATATCACATGTGTCATACATCTTTTTTTTATACCCAAAATATTATGTAACAAAATTACTGTACTCAATTTGAATCTGATTTTGGGTGCTGAGAAAAGtgagaaagaaatgaaatggaaaggaaaaaaataaaactttggaTCTTATCTTCCCCTagttttgaaatgaaaatttcttcctttcctttgttttctcatgCTTCAGTTAATTTAAaccatattcaaaattcaatttctccccctttccttcattttcacaGGGAAATAAATATCTCTTTCCAGAAAAACAAACATTCCGGACTCGATCCCTACCGTTTTTCGGCTGCTTTCACCCGATAATTCTGCGACAAACCCAACGCCACAAGAATCCTTATCGAAAGACGGATCATATAGACCGAGAGGCTTTTCCGGCACCTGCGACAATGCCGACCGCACAACAACTCTGAGCTTCGGCGATCGACCAGGACCATCCGATTGCCAAAAATGAAGCCTTTCTGATCCACATCCCCGCAATCTGGTCCCCAAAAACTTGTTCTCAACAACATTAGTTCGTTTTGAAACATAGCAGCTCGAACCCTTCGATTTGTTATTGAAGCGACTCAAAGGAGTCACATTGAATTGGTGAGCAAAGGTAGGGCGCTTCCGAGAAGGGACAAGACCCGAACCAGAGTTGTTTCGGATTTGAACAACAGAACCAGAACCAGACGTCGCCGACATTCTGGATATGATGTATATACGATTAGGGAAGCAGAGAGCTGAAGAACGTTGTTTTCTTTACAAGATTAACAGATTCTTAATTAAAATTGCCTTTAGATTAATATTAATATCCGATCAGCTCAgtccaaaaaaggaaaaaacagatCTCGAATCTAACAAGGAAATCCGAGAGGAAACGTCAAGAAGATCACCTGATTCGGTAACTTCAGGAGATAACCACCGGATCTATACCTATGTGCAAAGACCAAATCCAACAATTTTCACCAAGAAACCTTCTCCAGCACAAAAACTCACAAAAACTATATGTTAGATGAAAACTCTCAGATTCAACGAAAGGAGTGTTGAAGACTACAAGTTATTTTAGTGTCCTCCGTCGGACTCTTCGAGATCCAATTcacataaacaaacaaacaaaccgCTCCCAGAAAACCGAAAACTGAAAGAAAATCGATTTACTTCGCAGAAACAAAACGCACAAAGACACAGACGAGGACGGAAAGCGAGCGAGAGAACGAagcaaaatgaaaaggaaaagggCGAGAGGATTGAGAGTCTTCCGGTTTAGCTACCGACACAATCTCTGCTCTCTACGGTGGCTGTCTTCTCGGCGGAGAGAAGATGGGCGAACATTTATAGAGCGAGGAGAAGGGTGCCGCAAGACCATTTTTACCCTCGCGTCCTCACcatctctaatgaagtgacagctCAGAATTTTGTGTACGTGCCACGTGTATCGTCACCCTATGCGGCACGCGACAGCCGCTCATGGTGGGACCACGTGCCTCATGCCACGCTGGGGCCACTCCTGAGCCGCCCTCTAGGTTCGGTTCCGAGCCTCGgttggttaatttttttctactgaatgaaaatcaaaattaccGTAATAGCCCAGACCAGTCATAATATGTTTAATGACCAATTTGCCCTTAATTAGGTgatggaaattattttaaatatatatcgtaataatttaaagtttttacataaaaataaaattaatttatgttttttaattgaGATAAAACGAGGAATATTTAATTCTTTGTagctaaaatattatttttaatatttaacaattataaatataaatattaaatatatttttttcaataattggAATAACCTttaaaatggtattttaaaagCTTTCTTAAAACTACTAGGTGTTTTTTTTCCAAGTAAAAGTGGTTTCAAAACAGGGTCTactattttcccttcaaaagcgAGCATGGATGAGGAAGGGCATTTTGGGAAAAGGGGGTAGGTGAGTAGGGAAGTTGACCACGCAACGTGACGAAGTGGGTGACGAAGAGAAGTTAGAGAAACGGGGgcggaaaaaggaaaaacaaaaaaacaaaaaaaacaatgtaTTAATAATAAGATACGCGGCCAATGGTATCAGTGAGCCAAGTGCCGCCGGTTTACGCGGCCAACAGTAAGAGAGATTAGCTGTTATTATCCacaatttttgttgattttcttcatatttggAATAATACCCAAAATATATCAAtcaaaaaatgcatttttatttatttttgaaatttagcACAAGTATCCATAATTGGAGAATATAGATATGTCACATACTAtagtttttccatttttagattatgttgttttaatttaaaaatacaaaataaattttattatttttaaaatttaataaatatgattttaattatttattttttaaaataataataatatgttcctaattatatgatattaatattttttcaataaattttataaaaaataatttcaaattttttaatttttttctatttaaattttgcttaaaagtatcaaaattaatttaatcttCTAGAATTTGAAGTATAAGggataatttatgaaaaatcatttgaaataaataaatcatttggaAATTAATTTTCCCAAATCCAAAGAAGATATGTGATTAGATACTTGGAGATTTTGCATGTGATCAATAATTAATAAGTTAGATACCAAATCTACTTTTTGgaccatattttaatttttggattaCATCAATTAATTACAATTAGATGACACATGTCCACATTGCGACAAAAGTGACAAGTTACAAATATCATGTCTTTATTCAtgaataatgttttattttgcaCTAATTTTACAAATACATTTATTAGCtacaaagcaatttttttttccaatataaATATCTTCTgttatatatttcatttctcGATAAATTTACGTAACGAAGCTTCTAaattaaaatgtatatatacTCTCTTAAATAAAAGCGATCGTTTTCAGATGACACCTCGATATTAGTATAATGAAAACTCTacacttattttattatattttctcgAAAATGATTCGGggatttaattaatttgatataacATTAATCTATggcttttcaaattttaaaatcatccaTCATTTTCTCACCAATTTGTTTTATAATGTTACATGTATTTATTGGACTAGATGCATGCACGGTTggttttaataatttgtaaCAAGAAGCAAATAGCAAACTTACTACTATGTAGGCAACATGTACCCACCAACACACTTTTTTATGTATGTAGAAAATTAGGGCACGGATAAGAGGACAAGTGACTTATTCTAGCCTCAAGGGTCAAGTTGGCCGAGAATTTCAAAGCCTGTTCAAAATATGAGGTCACACTATAGAAATTGAGTTTTGATAAGGTTATATGATgcatttgaattattaatttcttaattaatttaagttgATGTGTGATATCCGAGATTGGATACGGGATAAAGTTTCTTAATtacctattttttataaaatgttattgtatttaaaaaaaaaaaaatctttaaaattaaccattcatttagaaaataatttttaaaaaaattagttttaactcactaatatgaaaatatatgaaaaagaaattaaaattttaaattaacataatttcatctatttaaaaataatttaaaataagtctCAACTTTTTCTAAAAGGTGTTTGtttgtagagaaaaaaaaatctcaaataataataatgataataaatctaaaaaaaaagagaaatatttaaatgaagaagtctaattgtttttaatttatgttaatGACATGTTAAGtaaaaatgacattttaagaaataattagatgacttcattaaaaaaatacatatatttcaaattattttatattaatttaaaaattaaaaagaattacatatatttttatattagtaaatcaaatcctattttttttttccaaataaattttctcttcctatatatgtaaataattgACAACTATATCAAAATAGGTGCTTATCAAATGCAAATATTTAAGGtaaatttacaaatttagaataattttatcGGTTATAAACTTATAATCAATTCATtctaaaaaaaaccataaaagatATTAGATATGTAAATATGATTTATTGCTTTTTACcttatatataatttc contains these protein-coding regions:
- the LOC100246868 gene encoding glutamate synthase 1 [NADH], chloroplastic isoform X1 — its product is MSATSGSGSVVQIRNNSGSGLVPSRKRPTFAHQFNVTPLSRFNNKSKGSSCYVSKRTNVVENKFLGTRLRGCGSERLHFWQSDGPGRSPKLRVVVRSALSQVPEKPLGLYDPSFDKDSCGVGFVAELSGESSRKTVTDAVEMLVRMSHRGACGCETNTGDGAGILVGLPHDFFKEVAQDVGFELPPPGEYAVGMFFLPTSHTRREESKNVFTKVAESLGHTVLGWRSVPTNNSGLGNSALQTEPVVEQVFLTPTPRSKADFEQQMYILRRVSMVAIRAALNLQHGGVRDFYICSLSSRTVVYKGQLKPDQVKGYYYADLGNERFTSYMALIHSRFSTNTFPSWDRAQPMRVLGHNGEINTLRGNVNWMKAREGLLKCKELGLSKNEMKKLLPIVDASSSDSGAFDGVLELLVRAGRSLPEAVMMMIPEAWQNDKNMDPDRKALYEYFSALMEPWDGPALISFTDGRYLGATLDRNGLRPGRFYVTHSGRVIMASEVGVVDIAPEDVRRKGRLNPGMMLLVDFENHVVVDDEALKQQYSLARPYGEWLKRQKIELKDIVESVHESDKVSPTIAGVMPASNQDDSMENMGIYGLLAPLKTFGYTVEALEMLLLPMAKDGTEALGSMGNDAPLAVMSNREKLTFEYFKQMFAQVTNPPIDPIREKIVTSMECMIGPEGDLTETTEEQCHRLSLKGPLLSIQEMEAIKKMNYRGWRSKVLDITYSKNRGRKGLEETLDRLCSEAHHAIKQGYTVLVLSDRAFSSKRVAVSSLLAVGAVHQHLVQKLERTQVGLIVESAEPREVHHFCTLVGFGADAICPYLAIEAILRLQVDGKIPPKASGEFHSKDELVKKYFKASNYGMMKVLAKMGISTLASYKGAQIFEAVGLSSEVIQRCFTGTPSRVEGATFEMLAQDALELHEMAFPTRVFPPGSAEAVALPNPGDYHWRKGGEVHLNDPLAIAKLQDAARSNSVAAYKEYSKRIQELNKTCNLRGLLKFKEAEVKVPLDEVEPASEIVKRFCTGAMSYGSISLEAHTTLAIAMNRIGGKSNTGEGGENPSRLESLPDGSLNPKRSAIKQVASGRFGVSSYYLTNADELQIKMAQGAKPGEGGELPGHKVIGDIAVTRNSTAGVGLISPPPHHDIYSIEDLAQLIHDLKNANPSARVSVKLVSEAGVGVIASGVVKGHADHVLISGHDGGTGASRWTGIKNAGLPWELGLAETHQTLVANDLRGRTVLQTDGQLKTGRDVAIAALLGAEEFGFSTAPLITLGCIMMRKCHKNTCPVGIATQDPVLREKFAGEPEHVINFFFMLAEEVREIMSQLGFRTLSEMVGRADMLEVDKEVTKNNEKVQNIDLSLLLRPAADIRPEAAQYCVQKQDHGLDMALDQKLIALSKAALEKSLPVYIETPIRNVNRAVGTMLSHEVTKRYHSAGLPAETIHIKLSGSAGQSLGAFLCPGIMLELEGDSNDYVGKGLSGGKIVVYPPRQSKFDPKENIVIGNVALYGATSGEAYFNGMAAERFCVRNSGARAVVEGVGDHGCEYMTGGTVVVLGKTGRNFAAGMSGGIAYVFDVDEKFSSRCNPELVDLDKVEKEEDIMTLRMMIQQHQRHTNSQLAKEILADFDNLLPKFIKVFPRDYKRVIESMKQEEASKKALEQDTQEAEDQDEKELMEKDAFEELKKLAAASLNGKNSQKVEEAEPDKRPTRVANAVKHRGFIAYKREGISYRDPNSRMNDWKEVMVETKPGPLLKTQSARCMDCGTPFCHQENSGCPLGNKIPEFNELVHQNRWREALDRLLETNNFPEFTGRVCPAPCEGSCVLGIIENPVSIKSIECSIIDKAFEEGWMVPRPPPKRTGKRVAIVGSGPAGLAAADQLNRMGHFVTVFERADRIGGLMMYGVPNMKADKVDVVQRRVNLMAEEGVNFVVNASVGTDPSYSLDRLREENDAIVLAVGATKPRDLPVPGRELSGIHFAMKFLHANTKSLLDSNLEDGNYISAKGKKVVVIGGGDTGTDCIGTSIRHGCSSVVNLELLPQPPQTRAPGNPWPQWPRIFRVDYGHQEAAAKFGKDPRSYEVLTKRFIGDENGVLKGLEVIRVQWEKDASGKFQFKEVEGSQEVIEADLVLLAMGFLGPEVTVAEKLGLERDNRSNLKADYGRFATSVEGVFAAGDCRRGQSLVVWAISEGRQAASQVDKFLMREDEHLTNNWQDDNIKRQQKSIKHTVMT